Part of the Paenibacillus aurantius genome, TTATGTAAAATTAACACATTCCGGTCTCTCCCGGCCCGTTCGGTCCAATGGGGAGAAAACGGAACATTCCATAGTGAGTTTCACCTAAAGAGTGGTCTCCCAAGCGATGCACCCGGCTCCACATTCGGCTTACCATTGCTTTCAGTATGGGCTCATACTCCTCCAGGCCGGCAAGGTTGTTCATCTCGTCCGGATCGGCGCATAAGTCATAAAGTTCATCAAAGTCGAAGCCGTTGAACACGTATTTATACCGGTCAAACCATACGAGACGCTGGCTGTAGCCGAGCCGCTGGCCGAAAAATTCCGCGTATCCCTCCTGCCAATACGCAGACACTTCCTCGTGGCCGATTTCCTCTCGAAGAAGCGGCACAAGAGAGCGCCCCTGGCCATCCATTTCCTGCAGTTCCGCCGTCTCGATTATCGTCGGGGCAAGATCAACCAGACTGACAACCGCCGATGAGACTCTTCCCGGCGATTTAACGCCGGCTCCGGCTAGGATCAAGGGAATTCGGTAAACCTCCTCGTAAGGAGTGACTCCCTTTAGAAACAAGCCATGGTCCCCTAACATATCCCCGTGATCCGATGTATAAACAATGAGCGTGTTCTCAAGCTGGTCCGTTTCCTTCAAAGCCTGTATGATTCTGCCTACCTGTTCGTCGACGAGCGTGCACATCGCATAATAACAAGCTATGGCTTCTTTTATTTGATCATCCGAGAGGGGCTCCCATACCGACTGCAATCTTCTCAGGATACGGGGTTTATCCGTT contains:
- a CDS encoding sulfatase-like hydrolase/transferase yields the protein MNILLLITDQQRADTIEKSTVCRTPNLDLLAKSGVRFTRAYTPNPICSPARASLMTGLYPSRHGMVDVTHNVPSYRADLQPGFPMWSQVLKQAGYHTGYFGKWHIERSDNPHAFGFDISLSCQSEEYIKYRESLGLPRKPHLLHQHTLVKQGYHSVVHYGICDEPAEASEPYFLYSKGIEFIRSQQDRSAPWAAVISVKEPHDPYIAAKSFFDSYRQEDILLPSSRRDPLTDKPRILRRLQSVWEPLSDDQIKEAIACYYAMCTLVDEQVGRIIQALKETDQLENTLIVYTSDHGDMLGDHGLFLKGVTPYEEVYRIPLILAGAGVKSPGRVSSAVVSLVDLAPTIIETAELQEMDGQGRSLVPLLREEIGHEEVSAYWQEGYAEFFGQRLGYSQRLVWFDRYKYVFNGFDFDELYDLCADPDEMNNLAGLEEYEPILKAMVSRMWSRVHRLGDHSLGETHYGMFRFLPIGPNGPGETGMC